A genomic segment from Plasmodium coatneyi strain Hackeri chromosome 1, complete sequence encodes:
- a CDS encoding Rab family — MKNKNKYDYLLKLLLVGDSSVGKSSILCRYSDNQFEEKVLSTIGIDFKVKYLKIDNKTIKVGIWDTAGQERFRTLTSAYYRNAHAIILVYDCTVRESFENLDVWIHEIDKYSTNKNAIKMLVANKIDKPNHEVTKDEGKNFAFENNMLFCETSAKNDINITYCFEELIQQILNNPSLLELSVVTKNLKLSKKEESRSNCVC; from the exons atgaaaaataaaaacaaatatgaCTACCTGCTGAAGTTGTTACTTGTTGGAGATTCCAGCGTAG gcAAAAGCAGCATTCTGTGCAGATACTCCGACAATCAGTTTGAAGAGAAGGTCCTGTCCACCATAG gCATCGACTTCAAAGTGAAGTACCTCAAAATAGATAACAAAACGATTAAGGTGGGCATTTGGGACACGGCCGGGCAGGAAAGATTCCGGACGCTGACATCTGCCTATTACCGAAATGCCCACGCGATTATTCTTGTGTACGACTGCACCGTGAGAGAGTCCTTTGAAAACCTGGACGTCTGGATTCACGAAATAGATAAATACTCAACAAACAAGAATGCCATAAAAATGCTAGTGGCAAATAAGATAGATAAACCGAACCATGAAGTCACAaaagatgaaggaaaaaacttcGCCTTTGAAAATAATATGTTGTTTTGCGAAACCAGTGCAAAGAACGACATAAACATCACCTACTGTTTCGAGGAACTCATCCAGCAGATCCTGAACAACCCCTCCTTGCTCGAACTCAGCGTCGtcacaaaaaatttgaagctcagcaagaaggaggaaagtcGGTCCAACTGCGTTTGTTAG
- a CDS encoding RNA helicase, translated as MNPWTVPIGHLNDLLADAPKEEENEKCTLEELDIPKEVILALGRMDIFHPSTIQRLSIKKALQKRNLIVQAKNGTGKSMSICIIVASRIVAKVKRRHLKKADGNVVEGGETGQSMLQPNGTDPPVSLFLHSIILVPTRELCVQLCDNIKEISHQGIFISRKNGKIPQACENVSTSSPNAVLGDHHYESNSNEQMVKESPFEVKPMVLYGGTDVVENLRMIFSYLPHVIISTPGRLKHVLSILKRLHVRVGQTETEGCSTQVPLTKIANVLIKQLILDEVDALLDEQFQEQIKLILSQVVSPKVQVLCYSSTFLESTITSFLKMLHLQDVGYLSRWKGFCVKRIDQVLGESYVGSIAPGEVRPEVKVRHTPDQETPQQSNESDEREVAAEVAPLEEYHKNEVSSPPGMPQNNRIHTKMVQTQSVFQEERSIRYILQKIVKEKRNVVMCVRRKREFEFVQTCTSVIIHGEGAAGRKQSHGAVKQFAGEERDEPCNPCDGTEGSNGDNHSGDVLGSPILRNVRHCFITVNNEGMNKHEELKYKMKVILKVVKEIKFHQCFLFINNTYEGVQVSKMLNKHDVSCYYTSSKVDHHERMNVFNRLKKNEVKVVVCSDVMSRGIDNIVCDLVINLDIPQNKETYIHRSGRCGRYGNRGLCISLCNYSDYNYLHYYKYQLRLPVHDFCYLRREQQFEKGANQLEGANQLVEGANDAPWGSSYGLRGREEEGVEAIRENATQEEATWEEATRGEHSASCVEPKLGIQIVEKKVPLELCRLKRAPRRKVLSLNIKGFFAEGIHIVGRGIQTKNQSDGPLHDVHLKVRVKKFLSKFKIVKNEVSCQFCLPNDNVNVFKTISIVQHESNLIIFFLFKRRIRMRFLSFRSVALPQGEEEKGSKWSRSNYCFLFFCNSDSYLVLKVFYFFLFLFKHYQYPLREALTPLLIHTGGITQKGGKCKNKCEKCCHILHPNEVNLNYVSDTCLMISNNVQRGEKKKKKNFKAYESDEDFYMNRQGKKITTFQKAMFYPFLLGSRKGHRSSGKLNSPDPVHAEEVHHEVYDETLQQREGDLQPSSMPLESALKQIKANCLERKKILTFSQQCSEVPCMNDQRKIAQKVNNLVAPQVFLNLATAEQDVHLLKGLFLQNHVQLHGGNSLDEEDYRAQKNKSGFAILEE; from the exons ATGAACCCCTGGACGGTACCAATTGGTCACCTGAACGACCTGTTGGCTGACGCCccgaaggaagaagaaaatgaaaagtgcaCCCTGGAAGAATTGGATATACCGAAGGAGGTAATCTTAGCCTTAGGTCGGATGGATATTTTCCACCCCTCGACGATCCAGCGGCTGTCCATTAAGAAGGCCCTACAGAAGAGGAACCTAattgttcaggcaaaaaacGGGACGGGAAAAAGCATGTCCATATGTATCATCGTGGCTAGTAGAATAGTGGCAAAGGTGAAGAGGAGGCACCTAAAGAAGGCAGATGGGAATGTTGTAGAGGGGGGAGAAACAGGCCAATCGATGTTGCAACCAAATGGGACAGACCCACCAGTGTCCCTCTTCCTCCACTCCATAATCCTCGTGCCGACACGCGAACTCTGCGTGCAGCTCTGTGACAACATAAAGGAGATCTCACACCAGGGCATATTTATTAgcaggaaaaatggaaagattCCACAAGCATGCGAAAATGTTAGCACTTCCTCCCCCAACGCTGTATTAGGAGATCATCACTACGAATCAAATAGTAACGAGCAGATGGTGAAGGAGTCCCCCTTCGAAGTGAAACCCATGGTACTCTACGGAGGGACGGACGTAGTAGAAAATTTACGAATGATATTTTCGTATCTTCCCCACGTAATCATATCTACCCCCGGAAGGTTGAAACACGTGTTGAGCATTCTGAAGCGACTGCATGTGCGGGTGGGACAAACAGAAACGGAGGGATGCTCTACCCAAGTGCCACTCACCAAAATAGCAAACGTCCTCATTAAACAGTTGATATTAGACGAGGTGGATGCTCTGCTCGATGAACAATTccaggaacaaataaagtTGATCCTCAGTCAGGTGGTAAGTCCCAAAGTCCAAGTGCTCTGTTACAGTTCCACGTTTCTTGAGTCAACAATTACTAGCTTTTTAAAGATGCTGCATCTGCAGGACGTGGGCTATCTTTCCAGGTGGAAGGGTTTCTGCGTGAAAAGGATTGATCAGGTTTTGGGTGAATCTTATGTGGGGTCTATTGCTCCTGGGGAGGTTAGACCAGAAGTGAAGGTAAGACACACCCCGGACCAGGAGACACCACAGCAGAGCAACGAATCGGATGAGCGTGAAGTGGCCGCAGAAGTGGCTCCGCTAGAAGAATATCACAAGAATGAGGTGAGCTCCCCACCCGGTATGCCCCAAAACAACCGCATACacacaaaa ATGGTGCAAACCCAGAGCGTCTTCCAGGAGGAGAGATCCATTCGAtacattttacaaaaaattgtaaaggaaaaacgaaacgTTGTAATGTGTGTTAGGCGAAAGAGGGAGTTTGAGTTCGTGCAGACGTGCACCTCGGTGATCATTCATGGGGAAGGGGCGGCAGGAAGGAAACAGTCCCATGGCGCAGTGAAGCAATTCGCTGGTGAGGAACGGGATGAACCTTGTAACCCCTGCGATGGGACAGAGGGAAGTAATGGAGACAACCATTCCGGTGATGTGCTGGGCTCCCCCATCCTGCGAAACGTTAGACACTGCTTCATCACAGTGAACAACGAAGGCATGAACAAGCACGAGGAACTCaaatacaaaatgaaggTCATCCTGAAGGTAGTAAAGGAGATCAAATTCCACCagtgcttcctttttattaacaACACATATGAGGGGGTGCAGGTCAGCAAGATGCTAAACAAACACGACGTGTCCTGCTACTACACGAGCTCCAAGGTGGATCACCACGAAAGGATGAACGTTTTTAATAGACTAAAAAAGAATGAGGTGAAGGTTGTGGTGTGTAGCGATGTCATGAGCAGAGGTATAGACAACATAGTGTGTGACCTGGTCATTAATCTTGATATACCGCAGAATAAGGAGACCTACATTCATCGGTCGGGCAGGTGTGGACGCTATGGGAACAGGGGGCTCTGCATAAGCCTCTGTAACTATTCCGACTACAACTACCTGCACTACTATAAGTATCAGCTGCGATTACCTGTGCACGACTTCTGCTATTTGCGGAGGGAGCAGCAGTTCGAGAAAGGGGCGAACCAGTTGGAGGGGGCAAACCAGTTGGTGGAGGGGGCGAACGATGCCCCTTGGGGCAGTTCTTACGGTCTACGCGgtagggaagaagagggggTAGAAGCTATCAGGGAAAACGCTACCCAGGAAGAGGCCACTTGGGAAGAAGCCACCCGGGGTGAGCACTCCGCCAGTTGCGTTGAACCCAAGTTAGGAATCCAAATagttgaaaaaaaggttCCCCTTGAACTGTGCCGCTTAAAGCGCGCCCCGAGACGGAAGGTCCTTTCCCTGAACATCAAGGGGTTTTTCGCCGAGGGGATACACATCGTAGGGAGGGGCATCCAGACGAAGAACCAATCGGATGGCCCACTCCACGACGTCCACCTCAAAGTTcgtgtgaaaaaatttttgagcaaattcaaaattgtgaaaaacgAAGTCTCCTGTCAGTTTTGTCTTCCAAACGATAACGTAAATGTCTTTAAAACGATAAGCATCGTCCAGCATGAGTCTAAtcttattattttctttctctttaaGAGAAGAATACGGATGcggttcctttccttccgcTCGGTGGCACTTCCAcaaggggaggaggaaaaggggagtaAGTGGAGCCGATCCAACTActgcttcctctttttttgcaactcgGACAGCTACCTAGTGCTGAAggtcttttatttcttcctcttcctgttTAAGCATTATCAGTATCCCCTCAGGGAGGCCCTAACTCCACTGCTGATTCATACGGGAGGGAttacacaaaagggggggaaatgtaaaaacaaatgtgaaaaatgttgCCACATATTACACCCCAACGAAGTCAATCTGAACTACGTGTCGGACACCTGCCTCATGATAAGTAACAACGTCCAaaggggagagaaaaaaaaaaaaaaaaattttaaagcgTACGAAAGTGATGAAGATTTTTACATGAACAggcaaggtaaaaaaataacaacttTTCAAAAGGCCATGTTTTACCCTTTCCTCTTGGGAAGCCGAAAGGGGCATCGCTCAAGTGGCAAATTAAACAGCCCCGATCCTGTCCACGCGGAAGAGGTCCATCACGAAGTTTATGACGAAACGTTACAACAGAGAGAAGGCGACCTGCAACCAAGTTCAATGCCCCTAGAAAGCGCCCTCAAACAGATAAAGGCAAACTGCctggagaggaaaaaaatccttaCCTTTTCACAACAGTGCAGTGAAGTCCCCTGTATGAATGACCAACGGAAGATCGCCCAGAAGGTAAATAACCTGGTGGCCCCGCAGGTGTTCCTAAATTTGGCCACTGCAGAGCAGGACGTCCATTTGTTGAAAGGACTCTTCCTGCAGAATCACGTGCAGCTCCATGGAGGAAACAGCTTGGATGAGGAAGACTATCgtgcacaaaaaaacaaaagcggTTTTGCTATTTTGGAAGAGTGA
- a CDS encoding Gas41-like protein → MQNVKLVKPVVVGTYAFLLSQQEKRKFGNMTHKWTCLLRCPNYSDLSLFIQKVVFELDPSFIYPKRVYTQPPYEVNEIGWGEFYLTVKIYFADVSLAPVSIVHFVKLNTDEESACPPCVVNETYEEIIFRNPTVNLYNKIIQSNNSKTAPHKYHEHFLKYDFQEETYTRKYLQFQSKVQEEICDLMTEATELSKDINEAQQKYFTLKAEMGVSSDDN, encoded by the exons ATGCAGAACGTGAAGCTGGTGAAACCCGTGGTGGTTGGCACCTATGCTTTCTTACTCTCCCAGCAG GAGAAGCGAAAGTTTGGAAATATGACCCACAAGTGGACCTGCCTGTTGCGCTGCCCCAACTATTCGGACCTCTCTCTCTTCATCCAGAAAGTCGTTTTTGAGTTGGACCCCTCCTTCATTTACCCCAAGCGAG TTTACACGCAGCCCCCCTACGAGGTGAACGAAATAGGATGGGGTGAATTCTACCTCACCGTGAAGATCTACTTCGCCGATGTGTCCTTGGCGCCCGTGAGCATTGTCCACTTTGTGAAG CTAAACACGGATGAAGAGTCGGCCTGCCCCCCCTGCGTCGTCAACGAG ACGTACgaagaaataattttccgAAACCCCACGGTCAACCTGTACAACAAAATAATCCaaagcaacaacagcaagACGGCCCCCCACAAGTACCACGAGCACT TCCTGAAGTACGACTTCCAGGAAGAGACCTACACGAGGAAGTACCTCCAGTTCCAGTCCAAGGTGCAAGAGGAGATATGTGACCTGATGACCGAAGCGACGGAGCTATCCAAGGAC ATAAACGAAGCACAGCAAAAATACTTCACAC TGAAAGCCGAAATGGGTGTTAGCAGTGACGACAAC
- a CDS encoding V-type proton ATPase subunit a — protein sequence MGIFRSETMKHGTLVLPSDRAREYLDCLGKNVDIQFIDMNEKTMKRQYKKYIQRIDDMERILRFLEENIKKLPNVKIKKSKIDSFLEHDNVYELDQVEESLNRLHVQFVRFCNNNKDLVDERNNAIEEKHVILTAMNQLNPGGTKNGNISKRLPESSLPYDEVNDESVSLQTNMMKDGMSMMMFTNISGVIKTKDQESFSRTIFRALRGNTYTYFQSIDESADSSRGGVADGMNDADEGAAGGGGASSCLNNGSDDDGMDASNDMNNDKGKKNEPKSVFVVYCQGSSQSNIYQKILKICKAYDVKTYDWPKTYEQARQRLKELKEIITDKEKALKAYEEYFINEIFVLINVVEPNKNSLIEEWKLFCKKERYIYNSLNCFEGSDITLRCDCWFSANDEEKIRHMLITKSSNDLVSALLLSDKVLTPNISPPTYIKTNKFTKSYQSMVDTYGIPRYGEINPAISTIITFPFLFGIMYGDVGHGVCIFLFALFLIIINSRVKNKSQNEMVSMLLDGRYMLLLMGFFAIYAGVLYNDFFSMPLNLFTSMFEVDRQVDSVTYYKRRQVMNEATGKMEDADPYIFGFDAKWLGAENELTYINSFKMKFSIIIGFLHMTFGVLMKGLNALHYRRKMDFFFEFLPQLMMMLSIIGYLVFLIIYKWVTPIGYGGYKKQGIINTVINMYLMKDLTADNQFYAHQGLVQAFLIAIFVLCIPLMFVCKPAIRTYHIMKEKKSRGSISSRGGSYSHHEEKEMTHTFNHLVGVGGGGNGANVVNGTSSSPSLHKRSPNVAFGGGSNNREDDYLSPRRRNKPTDDEMEAHLLSPASPEDQDAMAESFGAASVGAAHHEENISEIWIEQLIETIEFILGLISNTASYLRLWALSLAHQQLSFVFFEQTILNSLKKDSFMSVLINLIVFSQLFSILTIAVILCMDTLECFLHSLRLQWVEFQNKFYKGDGIPFRPFNIKKVLSEND from the exons ATGGGAATATTCAGATCGGAG ACGATGAAGCACGGGACGCTGGTCCTGCCCTCGGACCGAGCCAGGGAATACCTAGACTGCCTAGGAAAGAACGTCGACATACAATTCATCGACATGAACGAGAAGACGATGAAGAGGCAGTACAAAAAGTACATCCAGAGGATAGACGACATGGAGAGGATTCTTCGCtttttggaagaaaatattaaaaaattgcccaatgtaaaaattaagaaaagtaaaatagaCTCCTTTTTGGAACACGATAATGTGTATGAATTGGACCAAGTGGAGGAATCACTAAACCGTCTGCATGTACAGTTTGTTCGTTTTTGCAACAACAACAAGGACCTTGTTGACGAGAGGAACAACGCAATAGAGGAGAAACACGTAATTTTGACGGCTATGAATCAGCTGAATCCAGGTGGaacgaaaaatggaaatatcaGTAAAAGACTTCCGGAGAGTTCCCTCCCCTACGATGAGGTAAATGACGAAAGTGTCTCTCTACAGACGAATATGATGAAGGATGGAATGAGCATGATGATGTTTACGAACATATCTGGGGTCATAAAGACGAAGGACCAGGAAAGTTTCAGTCGAACTATTTTTAGGGCGTTGAGAGGGAACACCTACACATACTTTCAAAGTATCGATGAAAGTGCAGATTCTTCCAGGGGTGGGGTGGCCGATGGAATGAATGACGCCGATGAGGGTGCTGCTGGGGGAGGGGGAGCATCCTCCTGCCTGAACAACGGAAGTGATGACGATGGCATGGATGCAAGTAACGACATGAACAACgataaggggaagaagaatgagCCGAAGAGTGTCTTCGTTGTATACTGTCAGGGATCTTCCCAAAGCAATATATACCAGAAGATActaaaaatatgtaaagCATATGATGTAAAAACGTACGATTGGCCAAAAACGTATGAACAAGCAAGGCAAAGATTGAAGGAGCTGAAGGAGATCATCACAGATAAGGAGAAGGCATTAAAGGCATACGAGGAATACTTCATAAACGAAATTTTCGTTCTTATAAATGTCGTTGAGCCTAATAAGAACAGTCTGATAGAGGAGTGGAAGTTGTTTTGTAAAAAGGAGAGATACATATACAATAGTTTGAACTGTTTCGAAGGAAGTGACATAACCTTACGATGTGACTGTTGGTTCAGTGCAAACgatgaggagaaaattaGACACATGCTAATTACCAAATCGTCCAACGATCTGGTGTCAGCGTTGTTGTTGTCGGATAAGGTACTTACCCCGAACATTTCTCCCCCGACTTATATTAAGACTAACAAGTTTACCAAGTCGTACCAGTCGATGGTAGATACGTATGGTATCCCCCGTTATGGTGAAATAAATCCAGCCATTTCTACGATCATCacgtttccttttctctttggTATTATGTATGGGGATGTAGGACACGGAGTCTGTATCTTCCTCTTTGCTCTCTTCCTAATTATTATTAACAGTCgtgtgaaaaataaaagtcaGAACGAGATGGTCAGTATGTTACTGGATGGAAGGTATATGTTACTTCTGATGGGGTTCTTCGCAATCTACGCGGGGGTTCTCTACAACGACTTTTTCTCTATGCCATTGAATTTGTTTACGTCCATGTTTGAGGTGGATAGGCAGGTGGATTCGGTCACGTATTACAAGAGGAGGCAAGTGATGAATGAAGCTACTGGCAAGATGGAAGACGCAGATCCGTACATTTTTGGTTTTGATGCAAAATGGCTAGGAGCAGAAAATGAACTAACCTACATTAACTCCTTCAAAATGAAGTTTTCCATAATTATAGGTTTCTTACATATGACCTTTGGTGTTCTGATGAAGGGGTTGAATGCGCTGCATTACCGGAGGAAGATGGACTTCTTCTTCGAATTTCTCCCTCAGCTGATGATGATGCTTTCTATAATTGGCTACCTCGTCTTTTTAATTATCTACAAATGGGTGACACCCATAGGTTACGGAGGGTACAAGAAGCAGGGAATCATAAACACggttataaatatgtacctAATGAAGGACCTAACAGCGGATAACCAGTTTTACGCTCACCAGGGGTTAGTGCAGGCTTTCCTCATTGCGATTTTCGTTTTGTGTATCCCCCTTATGTTCGTTTGTAAGCCCGCCATTAGGACGTACCACAttatgaaggagaaaaagagcAGGGGAAGTATATCATCCAGGGGGGGCAGCTACTCTCACCacgaggagaaggaaatgaCACACACATTTAACCACTTGGTAGGCGTGGGTGGTGGTGGGAATGGAGCGAATGTGGTGAACGGCACTTCCTCCTCTCCATCTCTGCATAAGAGAAGCCCCAACGTGGCCTTCGGGGGGGGCAGCAACAACCGTGAAGATGACTACCTCTCCCCCAGGAGGCGTAATAAACCCACGGATGACGAGATGGAAGCTCACCTCCTTAGCCCCGCATCGCCTGAGGATCAGGACGCCATGGCAGAGTCCTTCGGAGCGGCTTCCGTGGGAGCGGCCCACCACGAAGAAAACATCTCAGAAATATGGATCGAGCAGCTTATCGAAACGATAGAGTTTATTTTAGGCCTCATTAGTAACACGGCTTCGTACTTGCGACTGTGGGCCCTGTCCCTAGCACACCAGCAGTTGTCGTTTGTCTTTTTCGAGCAAACTATTCTGAACTCACTCAAGAAGGATAGCTTCATGTCTGTACTTATTAACCTTATTGTGTTTTCTCAGCTTTTCTCCATCCTTACCATCGCTGTTATACTCTGCATGGATACACTCGAGTGCTTCCTCCACTCCTTGCGTCTGCAGTGGGTGGAATTTCAGAACAAGTTCTACAAGGGTGACGGCATTCCCTTCCGCCCCTTCAACATTAAGAAGGTCCTCTCGGAGAATGACTAA
- a CDS encoding SICA antigen gives MCFIHSNVPGSSINTRSTFWDKDVQKRLGDLSSAMTNGGTTDHASCNDITVTDGSSVESNKQACNYIVRGLEHIYRIQKEGDRTNAENIRKSDDNQLFTRTMNCVLLNAYADRLEQQSPCSQNEGVKHAFNAGNQLWNTICKNNGDTNCVPCKREPNFDCEIEYKNKSYNDKTEVKDEVEKLLQQNGQITNSLSTISSTNNTLCQRVQCVTVKWFKDRIYSEYRKQDWCTFWRENDVGKVLRDLSTAMKNGSKTDDKYCDDITVTDGTSNPQANKKACNFIARGLEDIYKIEPYGGWTGNGAEEKKKKNNNQQFYRTIGCAFLNVYADMLEKLPCVSNDVVQKAFGKSDQIKTNSTTCKTDPNCVTCTREKNLKCTLSVEDNLLNKVKGTSCEGDKQNIHKKLGKMLNPNENGDPKVRQALKEINNICPPPPSVKPATAAKPVEAPAAAAPSGRSDGDTEPVPVLPPGVPSGPQQADSNKAQPGKTPQIKADKVDISMPEAGGQAHIEITPGVLTQQVLLLLLQLIKVLVIPAQDPHMLLQISQDNLPVLLVQVVFQVRVLVPRVLVVTVKVVLQVATVKVQVLWYLVFHLQVSQVLQYFFLGKRRKRHRRAHQVSGSPPLGELLAHVDDQADGPRAYTLVKERRQRKSTPTGITKRPKKQGVGHRMIIDIHLEVLDECQKSDLHSTKEDFLKIIVEEFMGSEFIKEEKTREEVVPKEQVPSLYSGFRV, from the exons atgtGTTTTATACATAGTAACGTCCCAGGGTCTAGCATAAATACG CGGAGTACATTCTGGGATAAAGACGTCCAGAAGAGATTGGGGGACCTGTCCAGTGCTATGACGAATGGGGGTACAACGGACCATGCTTCATGCAACGACATTACAGTGACAGATGGTTCATCTGTAGAATCAAACAAGCAAGCATGTAATTATATTGTTCGGGGATTAGAGCATATATATCGTATTCAAAAGGAAGGTGATAGAACCAATGCTGAAAATATAAGAAAGTCGGATGATAACCAATTATTTACGAGAACTATGAATTGTGTTCTATTAAATGCATACGCAGACAGATTGGAACAACAGTCGCCTTGTTCCCAAAACGAAGGCGTGAAGCACGCCTTCAATGCTGGGAACCAACTTTGGAATACTATATGTAAGAATAATGGTGATACTAATTGTGTTCCTTGTAAAAGGGAACCTAACTTCGATTGTGAAATagagtataaaaataaaagttacAATGACAAAACCGAAGTAAAGgacgaagtggaaaaacTGCTCCAGCAGAATGGGCAAATAACAAATTCTTTGTCTACTATAAGTTCTACTAATAATACCTTATGTCAACGTGTACAATGTGTAACAGTTAAATGGTTTAAGGACAGAATATATTCAGAATATAGAAAGCAGGATTGG TGTACATTCTGGCGGGAGAATGACGTGGGAAAAGTATTGAGAGATCTGTCTACTGCTATGAAGAATGGAAGTAAAACAGACGACAAATACTGCGATGACATTACAGTGACAGATGGTACATCAAATCCGCAGGCAAACAAAAAAGCATGTAATTTTATTGCTAGGGGGTTGGAAGACATATATAAGATTGAGCCATATGGGGGTTGGACGGGGAATGGTgctgaggaaaaaaagaagaagaacaacaaccaACAATTTTATCGAACTATTGGATGCGCCTTCCTGAATGTGTACGCCGATATGCTGGAAAAACTGCCTTGTGTAAGCAACGATGTCGTACAAAAGGCCTTTGGTAAAAGTGATCAAATTAAAACTAACTCAACTACATGCAAGACAGATCCTAATTGTGTTACTTgcacaagggaaaaaaatctaAAGTGCACACTAAGCGTGGAGGATAATCTGTTGAATAAGGTAAAAGGTACAAGTTGCGAAGGGGACaaacaaaatatacataagaaGTTGGGTAAAATGCTCAACCCAAATGAGAACGGGGACCCAAAAGTAAGACAAGCTctgaaagaaataaataacatatgTCCACCACCTCCATCAGTCAAACCAGCCACAGCAGCAAAACCGGTAGAAGCACCAGCAGCTGCTGCACCAAGTGGACGATCTGATGGGGACACAGAACCCGTACCAGTATTACCTCCAGGAGTACCAAGTGGACCTCAGCAGGCAGATTCAAATAAAGCACAACCAGGTAAAACTCCACAAATAAAGGCAGATAAGGTTGATATCTCGATGCCGGAAGCCGGTGGTCAAGCTCATATTGAAATTACTCCC GGAGTATTGACGCAGCAGGTCCTACTGTTACTGTTACAGCTAATCAAAGTCCTGGTTATTCCGGCCCAGGACCCACACATGCTGCTACAAATTTCTCAGGACAACCTACCG gtTCTTCTGGTCCAGGTGGTGTTCCAGGTGCGGGTGTTAGTCCCGAGAGTGTTGGTGGTAACAGTCAAGGTGGTGCTCCAGGTAGCGACAGTAAAGGTCCAGGTGCTTTGGTACCTGGTGTTCCACCTGCAGGTGTCCCAGGTGCTCCAG tattttttccttggtaaaagaagaaaacgtcacagaagagctcatcaagtaTCCGGTTCTCCTCCTTTAGGAGAACTCCTtgctcatgtggacgaccaggcagatggtccacgtgcatataccttagtaaaggaacgcagacAACGAAAATCTACTCCAACGGGAATAACGAAGAGgccaaaaaaacagggcgttggtcaccgcatgattattgatattcatttagaagtcttagacgaatgtcagaAAAGCGACTtacattcgacgaaggaagattttCTTAAAATCATTGtggaagaatttatgggaagtgagttcataaaagaggaaaagactcgtgaggaagttgttcctaaggaacaggttccaagtttatattccgggtttagggtgtag
- a CDS encoding Variable surface protein Vir7-like, whose product MPQYNQLLLPQDDLEQLPSQNNFYSKFNTGCASCAEDSGVTELKDALDDHTSTQGYTDKVVSAWCCMSKIKDSSISHNEWCYSLYYWIGDFLFRNSTDGNFVAGMIPSICKNVKVTYKKEGCEIICDPVERNLFLHRKVIFDYIYDYTTLKGLISKSGTECTKKYGTYMNCIVTAYNALTEYCNKPTNNNDPYCEEFKSKFHGSESNNIPKPSTLKCSTVQEGGHGTHQADTLTSPGSSNITTITSTIIPIVGLPFVSFFLYKVTIIKHLISAYTSLPFWFRNQFGNNNNSGGRNTRKRSAGPNFSTFTEDDSSTEVSTVYESTEASTSDLTENSSLCTSPSSISTRKGKGTNNRHGRNIRYQAM is encoded by the exons atgccgCAATATAACCAGCTGCTGTTGCCG CAGGATGATTTGGAACAATTACCTTCCCAAAATAATTTCTACAGTAAATTCAATACAGGATGCGCTAGTTGTGCCGAAGATTCTGGTGTAACAGAGTTAAAGGACGCATTAGACGACCATACTAGTACTCAGGGATATACGGATAAGGTTGTAAGTGCATGGTGTTGTATGTCCAAAATAAAGGACAGTAGTATCTCCCATAATGAATGGTGTtattctttatattattggattggAGACTTTTTATTCAGGAATTCTACGGATGGTAACTTCGTTGCGGGCATGATACCTTCGATCTGTAAGAATGTGAAGGTTACGTACAAGAAAGAGGGATGTGAAATTATCTGTGATCCAGTTGAAAGaaatctttttcttcacaggAAAGTAATATTCGACTACATTTATGACTACACTACATTAAAGGGCCTCATAAGTAAAAGTGGTACGGAATGTACTAAGAAATATGGCACATACATGAATTGTATTGTTACCGCATATAATGCTTTAACTGAATACTGTAATAAACctacaaataataatgatcCATATTGTGAAGAATTTAAAAGCAAATTCCATGGCAGTGAAAGTAACAATATTCCGAAACCATCAACATTGAAATGTTCAACAGTGCAGGAAGGAGGACATGGAACACACCAGGCGGACACACTCACCTCCCCTGGAAGTAGCAACATTACCACTATCACTTCTACCATAATCCCAATAGTAGGCCTTCCATTtgttagtttttttttatataaggtaactATTATTAAACATCTGATAAGTGCA tacacttccctACCTTTTTGGTTTCGTAACCAATTtggaaacaacaacaacagcggTGGAAGAAATACGAGAAAAAGATCGGCGGGGCCTAACTTTAGTACATTCACAGAAGACGATTCTTCTACAGAGGTTTCAACAGTATATGAATCCACGGAAGCTTCCACGAGTGACTTAACAGAGAATTCTTCTTTATGTACATCACCATCATCTATCAGCaccagaaaaggaaaaggaacaaataatagacATGGAAGGAACATACGTTATCAAGCAATGTAA